The window ACTCGCCGTGCACCCGTCGGAACTTCGTTATCAGCCCGCTCTGCTCGTCAGGTCTCCGGCCGCGCTTCCCGTCCGGCTCTGACAATTCCCGGCAGCCTGTCCCGTTCGACGTTCAACTGTCCGGGAGGATCGAAATCACCGATACGAAGGATTCCCGCAATCGCCTGTGGAGACAACCCAGTTCAGGCGGACCGCATCGCAGGATGGAGAAGGGTATATGAGCACCAATCCTTTCGAGGACAACGACGCCGACTACTACGTGCTGGTCAACGACGAGGGACAGCACTCGCTCTGGCCGGCCTTCGCCGAGGTTCCGGCCGGCTGGACGGTCGCGCACGGCCGGGCCGGCCGGGAGGCGTGCCTGGAGTACGTCAACGAGAACTGGACCGACATGCGGCCGCTCAGCCTGGTGCGTGAGATGGAGGCGGCGGCGGGCGAGTAGCCGCCGGCCGCGGGCTGATCTGTGCGTGGGGCGGGCTCGCCCGTGCGGCGGTGCCGCCGCGCCCGCACAGGTCAGCCCTTTTTCGGCCCCGAGGGCGTTCCGAGGAGGAAGTCATGAAGGTTCTCATCGACCAGGACACGTGCGTCGCCTCCGGCCAGTGCGTGCTGACCGCCGCCGACGTGTTCGACCAGCGGGACGAGGACGGCATCGCCGTCCTGCTCGACGACACCCCGCCCGCCGACCGCGCGGACGACGTCCGGCAGGCCGCCGCGGTCTGCCCGGCCCGGGCCATCCGCCTGGAGGAGTGAGGGAGTCACGGGAAGGGGGCGCCGGGAGTGGCTCCGACCGCCCCCGGAGGTTTACTTCCCGGCA of the Streptomyces sp. NBC_01788 genome contains:
- a CDS encoding MbtH family protein, producing MSTNPFEDNDADYYVLVNDEGQHSLWPAFAEVPAGWTVAHGRAGREACLEYVNENWTDMRPLSLVREMEAAAGE
- a CDS encoding ferredoxin — protein: MKVLIDQDTCVASGQCVLTAADVFDQRDEDGIAVLLDDTPPADRADDVRQAAAVCPARAIRLEE